In Brienomyrus brachyistius isolate T26 chromosome 3, BBRACH_0.4, whole genome shotgun sequence, the following proteins share a genomic window:
- the si:dkey-228d14.5 gene encoding transmembrane protein 150A yields the protein MVYWIFLPIAVSVVSFIGSWAVYGLALSYGHVCSLSNWQYRNSCEPNMSELCCTDSHVPTISTSGTGIPENSLFTATISAGSFLFMVFCVFHHAHILNKCSTQAVLSRLALGFGCVASIGAFVAGNCNPGYLVLLHYLGAAVSFICICFYCLLLTVLTGNCFLTGKEKVLYPVRVLSTALQVLVTLLYCIFFAQEPYPLKHLSAVFEWILSMNLELFELSFVFEFYVFSSSMLSSLIYTKEEEKSLIMS from the exons ATGGTTTACTGGATCTTCTTACCCATCGCTGTGTCAGTGGTGTCCTTCATTGGGTCTTGGGCAGT GTACGGCCTGGCACTCAGCTACGGTCATGTCTGTTCCCTTAGCAACTG GCAATACAGGAATTCCTGTGAGCCGAACATGTCCGAGTTGTGCTGCACGGACAGTCACGTACCCACGATAAG CACAAGTGGGACGGGTATCCCTGAGAACTCCTTGTTTACAGCCACCATCAGTGCCGGCTCCTTCTTGT TCATGGTCTTCTGTGTCTTCCACCATGCCCACATTCTGAACAAGTGCAGCACTCAGGCTGTCCTGAGCCGGTTGGCTTTGGGCTTTGGCTGTGTGGCATCCATCGGTGCCTTTGTGGCTGGAAACTGCAAC CCTGGATACCTGGTGCTGCTACACTACCTGGGAGCAGCGGTCAGCTTCATTTGCATCTGCTTCTACTGCCTCCTGCTCACAGTGCTGACGGGTAACTGCTTCCTCACGGGCAAAGAGAAAGTCCTTTACCCCGTTCGCGTCCTGTCCACTGCCCTCCAGGTCCTCGTTACTCTCCTTT ACTGCATCTTCTTTGCACAAGAGCCGTACCCGTTGAAGCACCTGTCGGCTGTGTTTGAGTGGATCCTTAGTATGAACCTGGAACTTTTCGAACTGAGCTTTGTATTTGAGTTCTATGTCTTCTCATCATCCATGTTATCTTCACTGATTTATACAAAAGAAGAGGAGAAGTCCCTCATTATGTCCTGA
- the zgc:110319 gene encoding NFU1 iron-sulfur cluster scaffold homolog, mitochondrial, whose translation MAATRTWRFSHMSLLRALPHLTRSSVLAKHLPYSGCAVQSCTKSLLRCRAAVSLLPVRQLHVQTQDTPNPRSLKFLPGRAVLGTGTLSFSSAGHAKSSPLASEIFKVEGVKAVFFGPDFITVTKRDDDVEWADIKRGVIGAVTEFFQSGNPITTGETDTHSAPLEEDEDEVVSMIKELLDTRIRPTVQEDGGDVIFKGFEEGTVRLKLLGSCTGCPSSTRTLKSGIENMLQFYIPEVDHVEQVEDEVDEISNKVFSELDRKLNDS comes from the exons ATGGCGGCGACCAGAACATGGAGGTTTTCCCATATGTCGCTGCTGCGCGCCCTCCCGCATCTTACAAG GTCTTCAGTCCTGGCTAAGCACCTCCCGTACTCCGGGTGCGCCGTACAGAGCTGCACCAAATCACTGCTGCGGTGTAGGGCCGCTGTCAGCCTACTGCCAG TGCGGCAGCTGCATGTTCAGACGCAGGACACACCCAACCCCAGGAGCCTGAAATTTCTGCCTGGCAGAGCTGTCCTGGGCACCGGGACGCTGAGCTTCTCCAGTGCTGGTCATGCCAAGAGCTCACCGCTGGCCAG TGAGATTTTTAAGGTGGAGGGAGTGAAGGCAGTGTTCTTCGGTCCTGACTTCATCACAGTGACAAAG AGGGATGATGACGTGGAATGGGCCGACATCAAGCGCGGCGTCATCGGGGCTGTGACGGAATTCTTTCAGAGTGGAAACCCTATAACTACGGGGGAGACGGACACACACAGCG CTCCTTtggaagaggatgaagatgaagtggtgtctATGATCAAAGAGCTGCTGGACACCAGGATCAG GCCCACGGTGCAGGAGGATGGCGGTGATGTCATCTTCAAGGGCTTTGAGGAGGGCACGGTGCGGCTCAAGCTACTGGGCTCCTGCACGGGCTGCCCCAGCTCCACGCGGACGCTGAAAAGCGGCATCGAGAACATGCTGCAGTTCTACATCCCCGAGGTGGACCACGTGGAGCAG GTGGAGGATGAAGTGGATGAAATCAGCAACAAGGTGTTCAGCGAGCTGGATCGCAAGTTAAACGACTCGTag